In one window of Helianthus annuus cultivar XRQ/B chromosome 17, HanXRQr2.0-SUNRISE, whole genome shotgun sequence DNA:
- the LOC110924805 gene encoding extensin-like, which translates to MGGPSNPVSEANSAPVAPPLGFDNPIPAYAGSAAYNPFELPGHNSYNYANVDPYQEAWDYNARHPEGPYSGPWTTGYPPYVYQHPPPPQPLYQQPPQPQLIPPERQQEVLDRLNQVEEEVQEDRRER; encoded by the coding sequence ATGGGGGGGCCATCAAACCCCGTCTCGGAGGCAAACTCTGCGCCTGTGGcaccaccattgggttttgataacccaatccctgcatatGCCGGTTCAGCGGCATATAACCCGTTCGAGCTACCGGGCCACAACAGCTACaactatgccaatgtggacccgTATCAGGAGGcgtgggactacaatgctcgtcacCCTGAAGGGCCCTATAGTGGTCCTTGGACCACTGGGTACCCACCTTATGTGTACCAgcacccgccacctcctcaacctctgtatcaACAGCCTCCGCAGCCGCAACTGATCCCGCCAGAACGCCAACAAGAGGTTCTCGATAGGTTGAACCAAGTTGAGGAGGAAGTTCAAGAAGACCGCAGGGAACGTTAA